The sequence below is a genomic window from Halolamina litorea.
ACGACCGGCCGGCAGACGGCCGCTCACGCCTTCTACGAGTCGAACGGCTTCGGCCGGATCGGCTCGACGACGGCGGCCGTCGCGGACACGACGCTCTCGATCCTGGTCTTCGAGAAGTCACTCGACTGAGTCACGACGGCCAGCGTCTGCACGGCCGTCGCTGCTCGCGGCGACGACACGGCGGACTCGGCAGTGGTTATGCCCGGTCGGCGGCGTTCACGTAACAGTCCGCGTGTACGGGCGACGCCTCGTCAACCCCGATAAACGGCGCGAGTGGGTCCGCCGCGTCGACGACGTGGGACTCCTCTGCATCACTGACCCGTTGTAGACAGTACGGACACCGGTAGTCTTCAACCATCCCCACCAGCCCCACCGAACCCAGTCGGATAACTGTGGTCACGGGACGACACGATGGCGGCGACTCCCGCCCGAGCGCGCCCACGGTCCGTACGAGCGACATCTTGATACCGCTGGTAGTGTCAGTTCCAAGGAGATGCCCGCCATCCGAACCGACGGCCTGACCAAGTTCTACGGCGACGTTCGCGGAGTCGAGGACCTCACCCTCTCCGTCGAGGAGGGGGAGGTCTTCGGCTTCCTCGGCCCGAACGGGGCCGGGAAGACGACAACCATCAGGACCCTCATGGGCTTTCAGTCGCCGACGGAGGGGTCGGCGACGGTGCTCGGCGCCGACGTGACCGACGCCGCCGCCCTCAGGGAGGCTCGGGCCCGCGTGGGCTACCTCCCAAGCGAACCCGGCTTCGACGAGCGCGTGACCGGTCGCCGACTGCTGGCCTACCACGGCGCGCTCCGGGGCGACTCCCGGAGCGAGGAACTGCTCGAACTGTTCCACCCGCCGCTCGACCGTCCCGTCGGCGACTACTCGCGGGGGAACCGACAGATGCTCGCCATCGTCATGGCGTTCATGCACGACCCGGACCTCCTGATCATGGACGAGCCGACGTCGGGCCTCGACCCGCTGAAACAGGAGACGTTCCTCGAGTTCATCCGGGCCGAGAGTGACCGCGGCACGACCTTTTTCTTCTCCTCGCACGTCCTGAGCGAGGTCCGGAAGGTGTGTGACCGGGTGGGGATCATCCGACAGGGTCAGTTGGCGGAGCTCTCGTCGGTCGACTCCCTGCTCTCCCGGAGCGGCAAACGGGTCCGGGCGACCGTCGACACCCTCGACCACGACGCCTTCGAC
It includes:
- a CDS encoding ABC transporter ATP-binding protein codes for the protein MPAIRTDGLTKFYGDVRGVEDLTLSVEEGEVFGFLGPNGAGKTTTIRTLMGFQSPTEGSATVLGADVTDAAALREARARVGYLPSEPGFDERVTGRRLLAYHGALRGDSRSEELLELFHPPLDRPVGDYSRGNRQMLAIVMAFMHDPDLLIMDEPTSGLDPLKQETFLEFIRAESDRGTTFFFSSHVLSEVRKVCDRVGIIRQGQLAELSSVDSLLSRSGKRVRATVDTLDHDAFDLPGVHDLTVGGGSRRSGDGGSTTVSFTYTGAYEPLLERLLEFDLQDLAIEEAPLEDVFMRFYDEGIDERVEAVEDGRDGEAEDA